CTGCCCGACCAGAAAGTTTCTTCAAAACTATCTGCTTTCGCACGAGCTTCTTTTACACGCTTCCAGGTATTGAAAATGATCGACCATCCCCAAATACTTGATGTAACAAGCAAGATCATCACAGTCTGAACGATAAAATCGGCCTGAAGAAACATACCGATAATGGAAAAATCTGGTGCATTACCACCCAGTTGAACCGCTTCGACGGCTTCATTCTGCATCATACTCTCCCTACACCAGGTTGGTGCAAACTAATCTCTTTAAACATGTCCAGCAGCTTTTGCTGCATCATACCAATCTTTCCAGCAAGCACGTGCTTCCGGGTGCCAGCGTTTGGGGCGCCCATCTTCTCCAATAACAGCAACAAGTACTTCTGCTTCCGCAATCACTTCGTCACCACGTTTGATCCACTGCTTCACTTCAATAGCAGCAGCGCGTACTTTTGTGACCATACTATGACCAATAAGCAGATCATTTAATTTTGATTGAGATTTGTAGCTTATATTGAGGTTGCTCACCACATACGTAAGAGGACCACCTTCTTCATCAGGAATACCAAAAAGGAAATCAACATCAGCCTTCGTACCGCGAATACTTTCTGAACGCACTCGCTCAAAAAAACTCACGTAACGACCATGATAAGCCATGCCGCCAACATCAGTATCTTCGTAGTAAACTCTGATTGGGAAGTGAAAAACACCTTCTTTCCACATGCCTTCTGCTGGCACTACCGCATCACTCATCACTTTCCTCCAAGCAGATCAAACTGGCTGCCGCCTTCTTTTGTCGGAGGCGGTGTTAACCCCATATGACGCCAGCCATCAGGCGAGAGCATACGGCCACGCGGTGTACGCTGCACGAGGCCAATCTGCATCAAATAAGGTTCAATAATATCTTCAATTGCATCTCGAGGTTCCGAGAGCGCTGCAGCCAGTGTTTCAACACCAACCGGTCCGCCCATATATGTCTCGCCGATACAAGAAAGATATCTTCGGTCCATTGTATCAAGGCCGATATTGTCCACTTGAAGGCGGGTAAGAGCCGCATCTGCAGCAACAGCATCCACCTCTTCTCTTTCCGCAACAAGGGCGAAGTCGCGCACTCGACGTAATAAACGCCCGGCAATACGCGGCGTACCACGAGAACGTGCGGCTACCTCACGCGCACCGTCTTTTGTCATCTTCAAATCAAGAAGCCTTGCACCGCGTGTTACCACTTCAGTCAGCTCTTCAACTTTATAGAATTCAAGCCGTGTTGGAATGCCGAAACGGTCCCGGAGCGGTTTGGTTATAAGACCAGAACGCGTTGTAGCACCCACAAGAGTGAAACGCGGCAGATCGATTTTCACGGAACGAGCAGCAGGGCCCTCACCAATAATCAGGTCAAGCTGGAAATCCTCCATCGCGGGATAGAGCACCTCTTCAACAGCAGGGTTTAATCGGTGGATCTCATCAATAAATAGAACGTCACGTTCCTGCATATTAGTAAGAAGTGCCGCCAAGTCACCTGCTTTTGAAATCACAGGTCCTGACGTGGCACGGAAATTTACACCGAGTTCGCGAGCAACAATTTGAGCCAGTGTGGTTTTACCAAGACCAGGAGGGCCAAAGAACAGCACATGATCCATGGCTTCACCACGTGCACGGGCCGCCTCAATAAATACAGAAAGGTTTTCTCGCGCTTCTTTCTGACCAATAAAATCATCAAGTGCTTGTGGGCGAAGACCAGCATCAATAACATCTCCGCCGCTCTCTGCACCGCTTACTATTCTATCCTGTTCGTCGGTCATAGAATGCTACTCAATTCTTTAAGGGCCGCAGGCACAAGCGTTCCAACATCAGCATCTTCGCCAAGTTCATTTATAACACGTGCAACGGCACCGTGAGCATCCGTTGGTTTGTAGCCAAGATTAACAAGCGCTGACACAGCATCTTCAAGCGCACCAGCATTTGCGGGGGCTGCTGGCGTACTGCCTGCAGGCATTTGAACGCCCGGTTTCTGGAACACGAGACCTGTAACTTTATCTTTCAGCTCTGTCACGATACGCGTTGCTACCTTGGGGCCAACACCTTTGGCACGTGCAACAGCAGTTTTATCCTGTGCGGCAATCGCATTCTGAAGCTCATTTGGTTGAAGAGCAGAAAGAATAGCGAGGCCTACCTTAGCGCCAACCCCTTGCACGCTTGTGAGAAGTCGGAACATATCGCGCTCGGCAACATCAACGAAGCCAAAGAGCGTAATGGCATCTTCCCGTACCACTGTTTCAATATGCAGGCCGCAAGCTTCGCCAGCGCGCGGCATTTCATTCAGGGTACGCGTACTTGCGTGCACCAAATAGCCAACGCCGTTTACATCAATGATGGCCCAATCTTCACCAGCGCTATCAACAAAGCCTTTTAATTTCGCGATCACCGACCCAATACTCCCATATTCTGCATACTTACCATATGATGCGCATGGCAGATTGCAACTGCCAAAGCATCGGCCGCATCAGGGCCATTAATGGTTATCCCGGGCAAAAGAACCTGTACCATGGCATCCACCTGCTCTTTAGCGGCATGCCCAACACCCACAACAGATTTTTTTACGTGGTTTGGTGTATATTCGGCCACGCTAATACCAGCCATGGAAGGCACGAGAAGTGCGATACCACGAGCTTGGCCCAGCTTCAGCGTACTGGTCGGGTTTTTATTAACAAAGGTTTCTTCCACCGCGCAGCTTGCTGGTTGCCACTCAGTAATCACTTCTGTGATACCGTCATGAAGTTCCACAAGTCGTTCTGCGAGGGATTTTTTTGGAGAAGATTTCACCACACCGTTCGCGATGTGCGTGAGGCGGGTACCGCGGCTTTCCACAATACCCCACCCTGTTTTTTGCAAGCCTGGATCAAGCCCTAAAAGACGCATGAATTTAGCGCTCCTCCCCAGAGCTTATTTCAAGTGATTAACCTGCGAGTTCTTCAAGAACCTCAGCTGGAATATCATAGTTACCGAACACAACCTGAACATCATCATTATCTTCTAGGTTATCAATCAGGCGCATTAGCTTCTCTGCACCGTCCTTATCCAGTGTCATTGGCTCTTTTGGTTTCCAGATAAGCTTCGCGCCTTCTGGCTCTTTGCCAAGAGCTTCGGTAAGAGCGGCTACTACTGCATGAAGATCTGATGCTTCTGTATAGATCGCGTGACCATCATCATCTGATTCGACTTCATCCGCGCCAGCTTCAAGCGCGGCTTCAAACATGTCATCCGCTTCAGCGGCATCTGCCGGGAAGTTAATTTCCCCAACACGATCAAACATAAAACCAACAGAACCACTTTCACCAAGATTACCACCAGCTTTACCAAAGATTGTACGAACATCTGATGCTGTACGGTTACGGTTATCTGTTAGTGTTTCAACGATAACACCAACACCGCCTGGTCCGTAACCTTCATAACGCATTTCTTCGTAGTTCTCAGCATCGCCACCAGCAGCTTTTTGAATAGCGCGCTCAATGTTATCTTTTGGCATAGACTGTCCGCGTGCTGTTGCAACAGCAAGACGAAGACGGGGATTACTATCCATTTCAGGGCCACCCATTTTGGCAGCCACTGTGATTTCACGGCTCAGCTTGGAGAAAACTTTTGAACGCTTTTTATCCTGAGCGCCCTTGCGGTGCATGATGTTTTTAAATTTGGAATGGCCAGCCATGGTTATCCTCTGTACCTAAATTCTGTAGAATTTCTTGCGCCGCACAGCAGAAGGCGGCGGCAGTTGGCCCTTTATTACCATTTTTTCCGCGCTTGAACAGGGCAAATATTAGCCTTGAGCATTCATGAAAGCCTGATTAAGCTGATTTCCATAAAAAACAGGTTAGGAAGTACCTTATGGCAACGATGATTGGTGGCTGTTACTGCGGTAACATTACCGTAAAGCTGGAAACAGAAACACCAGCATCTGAAATGATCCCACGCGCATGTGATTGTGATTTTTGCACAATCCACGGTGCTGAATGGATTTCAACACCAGAAGCTAACCTTGAAATTGAAGTACAAAACGA
This DNA window, taken from Kordiimonas sp. SCSIO 12603, encodes the following:
- a CDS encoding hotdog domain-containing protein, with translation MSDAVVPAEGMWKEGVFHFPIRVYYEDTDVGGMAYHGRYVSFFERVRSESIRGTKADVDFLFGIPDEEGGPLTYVVSNLNISYKSQSKLNDLLIGHSMVTKVRAAAIEVKQWIKRGDEVIAEAEVLVAVIGEDGRPKRWHPEARACWKDWYDAAKAAGHV
- the ruvC gene encoding crossover junction endodeoxyribonuclease RuvC, encoding MRLLGLDPGLQKTGWGIVESRGTRLTHIANGVVKSSPKKSLAERLVELHDGITEVITEWQPASCAVEETFVNKNPTSTLKLGQARGIALLVPSMAGISVAEYTPNHVKKSVVGVGHAAKEQVDAMVQVLLPGITINGPDAADALAVAICHAHHMVSMQNMGVLGR
- the ruvB gene encoding Holliday junction branch migration DNA helicase RuvB → MTDEQDRIVSGAESGGDVIDAGLRPQALDDFIGQKEARENLSVFIEAARARGEAMDHVLFFGPPGLGKTTLAQIVARELGVNFRATSGPVISKAGDLAALLTNMQERDVLFIDEIHRLNPAVEEVLYPAMEDFQLDLIIGEGPAARSVKIDLPRFTLVGATTRSGLITKPLRDRFGIPTRLEFYKVEELTEVVTRGARLLDLKMTKDGAREVAARSRGTPRIAGRLLRRVRDFALVAEREEVDAVAADAALTRLQVDNIGLDTMDRRYLSCIGETYMGGPVGVETLAAALSEPRDAIEDIIEPYLMQIGLVQRTPRGRMLSPDGWRHMGLTPPPTKEGGSQFDLLGGK
- the ruvA gene encoding Holliday junction branch migration protein RuvA, which encodes MIAKLKGFVDSAGEDWAIIDVNGVGYLVHASTRTLNEMPRAGEACGLHIETVVREDAITLFGFVDVAERDMFRLLTSVQGVGAKVGLAILSALQPNELQNAIAAQDKTAVARAKGVGPKVATRIVTELKDKVTGLVFQKPGVQMPAGSTPAAPANAGALEDAVSALVNLGYKPTDAHGAVARVINELGEDADVGTLVPAALKELSSIL
- a CDS encoding YebC/PmpR family DNA-binding transcriptional regulator — translated: MAGHSKFKNIMHRKGAQDKKRSKVFSKLSREITVAAKMGGPEMDSNPRLRLAVATARGQSMPKDNIERAIQKAAGGDAENYEEMRYEGYGPGGVGVIVETLTDNRNRTASDVRTIFGKAGGNLGESGSVGFMFDRVGEINFPADAAEADDMFEAALEAGADEVESDDDGHAIYTEASDLHAVVAALTEALGKEPEGAKLIWKPKEPMTLDKDGAEKLMRLIDNLEDNDDVQVVFGNYDIPAEVLEELAG